Below is a window of Demequina muriae DNA.
CACGTCGCGGCGCTAGAGGGCCGCACCTCCAGGATCGGGTGCGTGCGCGACGTGCGGCGACTGCCGCATGCGAGCCTCGAGCCATGTCGCCAGCCGCGCGACGGACATGTTCACTGCGATGTAGATGACGGCTCCGACCAGCACGAAGGGGACCTTCGAACTGTCGCCGAAGTAGTTGTACAGGTTCTTCACCGTGGTCAAGAGTTCCACGTACGCGATGATGAAGCCCAGCGAGGTGTCCTTGAGCAGCACCACGATCTGGCTGATCAGGGCCGGCAGCATGATGCGCACGGCCTGGGGCAGCTGGATCGTCAGCAACGTGGCGAGCGGAGTGAGCCCGATCGAGAGGCCTGCCTCCCGCTGCCCGCTCGGCAGCGCGGCGATGCCCGCGCGGAGGATCTCGGCCACCACTGCGGTGTTGTACACCACGAGCCCGAGGACCACCGCCCACAGGGGATCGAG
It encodes the following:
- a CDS encoding amino acid ABC transporter permease — protein: MSEQHVLFDIPGPKAKRRDVYYNIIFTAVILVLVGWVVWTAWQRGIFDDRWAVLWDPPRNQTASDVWRTLLWSGLVQGTLKAVAIAVPVVAALAVILTVARQAPYAGVRWAAYGFTHVFRGIPVLLIMYFGVIALNLDPLWAVVLGLVVYNTAVVAEILRAGIAALPSGQREAGLSIGLTPLATLLTIQLPQAVRIMLPALISQIVVLLKDTSLGFIIAYVELLTTVKNLYNYFGDSSKVPFVLVGAVIYIAVNMSVARLATWLEARMRQSPHVAHAPDPGGAAL